The genomic DNA TTAATCTACGAGTCGAAATTTTTCGCGCGTCACGTTATCGCCTACTTTCGCGACCGCTCGAACAACGATCAGCCAGACCGTCGAAAGATCGATCAGAACGATCCCACGGGTTCGCTCCTAACATCGAGTTAGATTTGAGGGAATGGGCGCAGGCCCGGATACGGGGCGGATTGGGGGGGTCTATTTTTGTGATTTACAAAAAGACAGCCACTGCGGTTATTAATACTCCGTCACTCCAACGAAGTAGTCATAAAGATATCGCCCTCTACGACACACAGTTGGATCCTCGAGCCGTGTCCTTCGATCGGACGTGCGCTAAATCGTTTCTATGGTACACATAAGTACGCACTGTAACCATTGCTTTTACGAGACTTCAAAGTTCAATTACGATAAAGCGTCACTGATGTTGTTTCTTCGAGTTGCTCCGTTCGGACATTGTCGTGGAAAATGATTGAATGTATGTACCGCATGCAATAAACGAGACTTTCGACCTTTCATCGTTGCTTATGGCTCGATTAGATTAACAATTAATCGCAAGGCGCGTTTCTCTTTGTTGGTGATAGAACGTGGCACGGCCGACAAAATGGTTagatcatttgaaattttattcgttTCCGTGGTCTCGCTACGATGATTACAAATCGTTGTTGCGACTACCCGTATATACCGTTCCCTCCAGTTTTTTCGTCAGAAATCGGCCTACCGTGCCGTACACCAGAACGAGAAGTCGATGGTGAAAACGAATGCGCGAAATgtgttatttattaatattgcaGCGTAAGCTACATCGAAATGAAACAACATTCGAACCTGTCGAAACATTTCTGCGCAAGCGTCACGAACGATATTAACGATGTCCATGaaggaaaacaaaaattttgtaaatcacTTGTAATGCCGAAAGAGCATTAGCGACTCGCATCATTCGTCGACGTCAGCGCAATTTCTGCTCAAACGATGTGCAAACATGTTCGTCGATACGATAAATAACAAGTTTTTGAAAATCGAAACAAGAAAAGATCGGTGGTGAAAGTTCAATGAGTATGATCGAACAAAAGGgggaagatagaaaaaaattgtaacattttCACGTTGCAATATGTCCATATGTCTTGCAGATTTATACGAAGGAGGCCACGATGGTTTCTTAAGCGACGGCGACTGTGAGCGCATACGTCAGAGTATGGCACATGAGTCATTCGAGAGGAAACGAGGACGGGGCGCTTGATGCGCCCACGATATCGTCGTCCCTGCGCGGAAAGTGAGCGTAGAGAACCGATCCGTACCGGAGATGGCCGAAGTTACCCCATCGTGCGGCAGTCGAGCCCGAGCGATCCCCCGATCGCGGTCGTGCGTGCTGGAACGACAGGTACGGCCAGTCAGTAGTGGATTAGCGACAACGGGAGCAGCAGCGACGGTGGCGTAACGTTAACAACGAAACGAAAGAAGATGTATGACCGTTCGAGTCGTCGTTAGACATCGTCGAACGGTTAAATAACGTTGCATTCAGCCAGTCCGGAAATCCGTCGTGAAACAAAAAGTGTACCAAGACGCTGGCTGCTCCACGGAATATGTACGTGACGAAGGTGGGCGAGGGCCGTGCGAAAAAGTGGCGAAAACTGTGAGAGAGGTACAGTGCCTCCACATCGGTGGCAGTGGCGGTGTTGGTAGTAGTGGTGCTGGTGGTGTGGTGGtcgtggcggtggtggtggtggaggcgGTGTGGCGTTGCTGGTGCTACTTCGGTGTGTATGCGCGTGTGTATTGGTTGGACACGCACTTCGGCGGGGCCGTGgttctcgctctctctcttctGTTCCGTCTCGTTCCCTCCTTCTCTCTTACCCCTCTATTCACCGCGACTCTCCTCTTTGTCGCTCCTACGGAGGCCATCGTACCGAAAGCGACCGAGCCAGGCCAGGCACTACGCAAGATGGCTGTGTGTCGCTAACGAGAGGCCGACAAACCAGACGGGGAAAAGACAACCCGGGAATAAACGGAACATGCTGCTACGTGATCGTCGGGCCCGTCCCTGAAGAGAGAGACACTGGCCAAGAAACGAGAGGTACGTTTTcctttttccaattttaatttcacaccGTCGTCGTctcatttcgtttcgtttcgttcgtttgCTCTTTCCAACAGACACACGTACACCAATTCCATCCCCATCGCTGGCATCAGAAAAGCGACGCCttctagaatttttatttccaactTTTGCGGTTGACAGGTTGCCGGAGATACAACGCTCGCGTGTCATACGCGTTCCTGTCCCGTTTCAACGATCCGTCGACTACCATTTCGCGTACTCGTACATACACGAACAAAACGTACAATTCGTATAGGGACAACGTAAACAACTTAAAATTTACGTCATACGAGTAACATTATTCGATTGTGCAACTGTGTATTTGCTTATTCCCTGAAAGCTTCTGATGGGGGACGCACGATCTACATTAGCAATTTATCTACATTAGCGATTTGACAGTTCAAGTCTTCTCTCCGCACAACACTTTTTAGCGTCTGTTCGTTAGATAAGTTTAAGATCGCGAAACAGAGCACCGAATCGAAAACATCTGTTGCGAAAAGAGTCGAAACGATGAACATAACCTCCAAATGTAGATTGCGTTTTTACTGCGTCGACCACGTCCCTCGTCGATTTACGACGGGTGTGTGCGTGCGTGCGCGTTCAAATTCGATAAACAACTTTGATCGTATACGAATTTCTCGAATCGTAATCATCGTTACGAATTACTTCACGCTGTCTCCGAAAAGCATTGCATTTCCAAAGTTCGTTGTAACGCCAACGTGAACGAACTTCTCCCGACGGAGTGGAAAAGTTTCTGCGTTCCAAGACCCGACGCTGGAGATGAAACATCTGTCGACCAAGTAACGGCGTCAACGTACGTTGGAAATCGCGTTGTATGTAGAACCGTCTCCGTGTCCCGATTTCTGTCTGTCACGATGTTTTACGTCGATCGTCGTACGTATTGATGATTTTTGTGGAAGAGACCCCGTCGATTTCGTGTGACGTTTAATACACGTATAAGTTAGCATGGAAACTTTCCATTCGACGtgttgtatatgtatacattctGATCATTTACAAACGCGCGCTCGTTTGCATTTTTTCACAACACAAGCGATATTTTTCCATTCCATCCCATCGAAACAAATcgtatctcgtaaacgaagctaTCGTGTCACAATAAACGTGACGTTATCTGTAAAATTGGAGTTGTTTCTTTAGTTTGAATTGGAAAATCCAACGACTAGGGATTAAAAGTAGGGATTCTctaaaattgtaagaaaaatcCTGACCGATTGAACGCAGCGAGGAAAAGCGATTTGAAGGTGGGAAAAAAATAATCGCCGAATCGAATCTTTTTCTCGTGGAAGTCTGATTGAAAATCCAATTAGTTTCATCCGTTCCCTCACCCTTCCGCAGCCCACGATTCATCTGCAGATCGATCGTTGCTCTATATTTTCCCCGTTTGATTATCGTTTTCTAATTATCGGCCGGCGTCTGTCAGTTGGAGAAACGCGGAATGATCGGATGCGACGGCCGCGATCGGGAAACATTTTTATCTCGTTTCGTTTAGCTTGGATTACCTGAAACGTGGCCTTTCGAATGGTCTTCTGCTCGTGAAGCCTTCGGTTCATGACTCCGACACGTGCGGACTTTTTCAGAAGGACACGTCTCGTATACATATCCGTTGCCGCATTTTTGAACGCCTTCCTTTTTATCGCGCATGCGCGCACGCCTTCTGCTTCGCCCACCAACGCGCGCCTttgctccttttttttcctttttctccacctaataatgaattttctttGACGTTGGAAATTATTTAGCCTTTTAGTCTGGCCCATTTATACCGTACGGTAAATTATCGATGgacttaatttatattaaaagaacCAACCGTttactgtatctttattatagaAGATtgtataatcttttaatttttgtttattactgGAACTTTACAccgtaattattatttacaacaGTATTTGTCAAAAGTTGGCGCCTAGCAGATAGATTGTACGATTAGATGATATTCAAAAAATGATCTGCGATAAGTTTTCGTGATAAGTTTATACAGTAGGGAACCGAAGAAATTCCCGTTCgcattgtaatttatatttcgtgaTGACCATGAACGAATTGCGTTCTTCAGCAAATTTTTCTGCCCTCTGGCATTCCGTTTAACACGTGTTCAATCAGTGATGCTATCTGTGTATCATTCGGCAATCGGTTTAACTAGCGACGCACCGTGTGCGTCTTGGACAATTTGATTTAACCGCCAACGCATCCCACAAGCCTTTGTGCGCTATTCGATTTAACCGTCGGTGCACCATAAGCCTTTGTATGCTATTCAATTTAACCGTCGATGCACCATATGCCCTTGCACTGTCCAATTAGACCGACGACGCACCATGTGTGTCCGAGACTAATCAATTTAACGGGTGACGCACCGTGTGTGTCTCCTTAAGATGAAATACGAACAAAATGGGTAGTCTACCTGTGATAATAATTAGAAAGGAAAATTTACTCTTAAGAATCATTTTATAAtggctcgagagagagagagagagagagtaatcTCAGACGACGTTCTCCGCgagaatatttttgttttccgGTGAAAGCTGGTTCGAAGCTTTTCCTTTTACCGTTCAAACATTAGTCCGCCGTTCATTCGGTGAATCCTATCGTTGTCTTTTTAGTACGATCATTTCAACTTGACCTCGTAAAACGTATGCTTTTATAAATACACCAGCCATAACTGGGATGTTAGTAGAACACGAATACCGATCCATAAAACGTGAGTTATGTTGTTTGATCAATAAAAATACCGTAGAATCTTGATACAATGTTTCTCGAAACGAACAACACGAATGAGATGGAGAATCTTCAGCTACGATGCGCTCGGAGGAGATAACGATAACGGGAGAACCCAAATCGTTTATCATTCGCGTAGAATCCGTCGTTTTAGTTCTTCGATCTTTATCGATCGTTGTCTGGTGAAAAATCGGTAGAATTTGGAATAAGTTGCCCGACTGTTCGATGTACAGATACCTTGGCTATGAGTCTGCAGTTTCCAGCCGTACAGTTTTGAAACTGGCATCGCCAACAGTGAAATTCAAAGAGCAACACAATGTGTCGGCCTTCGCGCAGGGAAACGTTCTTCTGGGCAAACAGTAGGCTCGATTTATACACGTAAACACCGGTTAGAATCGCTTTTGAAACGTAGATTTTGTTCGGTCCCGAAAAAGAAGGAGGCGAAGCATGGTACAGAAAAGATTGGTGTACAATATGGAAAGTTCCGTGGTCGAGGTTAACGTTATCTGTCGTTCTTAGCTGtatcgtcgaagaaaacatgGAATTTTACAAGGGAACCAAGGCTCGGTTGAacgtataatttatttattgtgtAATCTTAACAATCGAACCCGTCCATTGGTTTCTGTTGTACCGTGTAAAAAGCAACGTACGTTTGTTGCAAGAACAAATTGTCTCTTACATAATATCGAACAAACGTTTTGTTCCACCCCCGCCTCTTGTCGTTTATTTGCTCGAGGTCTCGGATTtgtgttaaaattataattagatacGACGAAACGATATTCGGTATCGGTAATTCGGCATCCAATTcgtgaaaagaaaggaaagcgaCTCATCGGTGGAAAATAGCTTAGGGGAGACCCGTATAACGCGTTGCGAAATATTGCGACAACGGAAATTACGCGTCGCGGAGGAATCGATTCGTTCAGAAGAGATCGATCGGGGAGTTTAGGGTGAGACTGTTACGCAAACAACttagtttgaaaaaaaaaaaaatcaccgtCGAATCAAATGTGCCTGATTAAGACTTGATTCACCGGTAATCAAGCGTATCATTTTCTTGAAATTAGAGGAAATGTGCGTCAATAGAATTTGCGTCGATTCCATTCAAACTGAAAGACGGATATAATAACGTGTGCCACACGTGTCGTATCGTGGttacgctgaaagttttgagaatcgaAGCTTGTAAGAGAAATACCCCTTGCaattgaataaagaaaaacAGCGTTCGATTCTCAACCGCGGTTTTTACATTTCTCCGTGATTCATCGGTGAACTTTTCCGCGAGTGCAAAAGGTTGGCTCGATTTTTGACTTTCCCGTTTATCTGTCGGTCAGCTTGAGTCAGCATGCAAGCCGAACACGTGAACCGTTTCACGCGATCAGGAGCGTGCTCGCGATGAGGTCAGCCTCGAATCAGCTTGTAAGTTACGAGCTGGACGTGTATCAGTTAAAGGGTTGAAACCATTTCGAGTTTCTAATTATCAGTTCGTAGAAATcttcgagaaaaaaaatgaatgccGATGTTTTGGACTCGTCCGATTGGGGTTAATCGTGGGTACTTTTGAGCTAGCCTCGTTGTTTGCCTCTCGAACGACACTCCCGTCATTGGTGGCTCCGAAACGATTATACGAGTCGCTCGTAGATAACGCGAGAGATCAGCGCCGAACGTCACCGACCACGCAACTTTGCATTGCAAAGTTTGCCCGCGTGCGTTTCGAGTTTATCATCGTGGCGAGACGGCATACAACGCTCAGATTCCCCGTTACTGTTAACGATGgcattttcttctctctttttttttattatcattattcatTGCTGAACGTTACAGTAGCCAGTCGCACAGCGACACGATAATAAAGGTCGACCGGTTGCGAGTAAACTGAAACTCCTTCGATCCGCTATATCTCTATCCGctcaaaattattatgtaattttGCTCTTTTTATTACGATGTACGTATCTCGAATAACTTTTCGCTCGTTTTTCGTCAATACGATATCGATTGCTGTGACAATTCTTCGAATTATAGAGTTCAGAGGTCTATTTTGTATAGTGGAGCTTTTATTATTAGATTCTTCCGGCACCGAAGAGTATCTCCACAGCGTGTTCTaagaaaaaattgtgaaaaagggttaattatcgcGCTAGTTTATCggaactctctctctctcaccggTTGTCGAGGCTGTAACATATAAACGTAACTGTACATCACGGTACCGTAGATCGTTCATAATACGGAGCAACACTATTTCTGACAAACAGCACTATAATTAGAGCACGTCGTGTATGCGGATGGACAAAGATAGTCGCACGAGAGAAACAAGAATGAGTACCGATACAGGGAAAAATCCGTGGATGAAATCGAATCAGAATTATCGAAAGTTTTCAgggaaacaataaaaaaaaggatCACACGGGGTCGATCACGCGTGATTTACGCCGATTACGCGTgtgcagttttttttttttatgagatCGATAACACGTTATCTTATCAAAAGTTAAATTTCGTAAATTGCAACTTTACACTGTACAAAGATTAACTTCAGACCGACTTTCATACGCTATACGTGCGAACTATgatttccaacattttttattGGAGTGGCCCTATCGTTGGAGGGTTAATAAATCGAGTATACTGATTTCCACGTGgtcgttaaaaatttattacattcaagttgaaataattcatattcGCTCCACTGATCTATGGtggattaattttcaattcgcGAACGTGCTAAGTTGGATTTCATCCAATAAACAGTGTCAGAAACTTTTCAAACTTGGCGCCTCCAATTCCGTTTCGAGTCAGCTTGAAGACAAACCGAAAAATCTTTGCCCTGTTGCAGCTAAGTTGGATGAGACACTGTCATCACGGGGAAACCTGATATTCGGTCGGTAGATGCCTTTTGAGAGCCGCTGGCCCGAATCACCGTGGAACCATACAAAGCCACATGTACGCAAAAGAGACACTAAAATATTCATAGTCGTGTGTCGTCGCTGTTAGGTGTGCTTTCGTGCTTTTTATATGTCTGCGATAACCAAGCAGCACGGATTCTCTTGGGTTCTCCTGCTTCGCCTAAATCAGAATGACAACAGGCAaacggagttctctctctcttctttggGTGGGATACACCCTGCTGCTCCGTATCcaacgatgaaaaaaaaaaaaaatcattcacGAATGTACAACCGCGAGTTCTCATTCGCCATCCTCTCCTGCTTATTTTTAGTTCGCTTCTATTTTTCCGTTGTTTATTACAAGCTCGAAGCGTATCGGTATTGCCACTTAAGCCTCGGTTAGGCACGACTCACTTGTACACAACATTTTGGCACAATGTCGCGgacattttcaaacaatttgaaaattttgtatagGAACATGCAGATAGAGTACGCGGAATGTTTTCATGCATTGTCAAGTGTCCAATCCGAATTTCTAAATCAGAACCAGTTAGTTTCTGTGGTTGTGTAGCGAAACAATTCTTGTGGGAATTCGTCGTCGTGAAACTGTTCATACTTTTCATTGTACATTAATCGTTTTTTGTGCGGCGCGCCCTGAACGTCTGATCCACAATGAAAAGGTGAACGAACCGAATTGCTGCTGGTTCCAGCAACCGTTCCGCAAAGTATCTGGTGCATCTGATAAGTACCTGTATCCCTGTTTTGTGATTACAGGGAATGTGTGACATGTTCATCCAAACACAGCAGACGAGTAGCGTCAacggcagcagcagcagcagcagcagcagcagtaacAACACCGTTCACCATCATAGCAAGAAACGCAAGTTGGAGTACAACGTGAGTCAGCCGGTGATCCAGCACGCATTGGTCCAATCGACCGGCGACTACCAATTAGACAATACCGGTCTGCAACAACGGTACTCCGTGAACGGTGCTAATACCGCGTTTAGCTCGCTGCACAACAATAATGCGCTGCAGAAGAGTAGCCCGAACCAACAGACCCTGGTACGAGCCTCGACGATCAAGCTCTTAGACACGTACCAACGCTGTGGCCAGAAGGTTGGTGCCACTTCCTGCGATCTCCTCTTACCGATAACGtgtgttttttacttttttcctaTGACCCCTACGCGCTCATCGTGTCGAGGAAAGTTAACTCTTTTCCTCGTTTTCTAACGTTAACGCTTTAACCATCTAGATGGGCGATGGCGATAGGCAACACCGGCTCGTTTAACTCTTAACCAGATAGTTTATTTATGTAATGTAGACGAACGATCAGGGAATCTGTTGCTATACACGAGTAttaacgcgatatcgcgtgctcctAATCGTCGGCGTTAAATATCTAATAGCGACATATTGCGTGTTTGATTGTCGACGCTAATGTCCGATCACGCGATATTTCGAATTCGCCATCGACACGTGTACTACCTTGAAACGGTTGTAAATGCAATGCACCCTCGTATAATGCGAGCAGTTATAAGCGTTAACGTTATTCCCTTTCGATAAAACTTTGAACTGTTGTTGCATATTTAAATAGCCAAGTGCTTCCCAATCTTCTTAACTCCTTATCGATGGATGATATTGTTCTACGACAAATTCAATATTGTCGCTTATTACGGATGACGCAAATGTATGTCGAATAAGTATCGCGCACAAGAGATGATCGTTGTTCACGCTGGACGTCAATTTCTTTAATATCAATTATATCAAATTGTACTATACGAAATTGCCGTTGACGAACATTAAAAGCTTTCTAAACAAATGGTTCTAAAAAGGAAAGTTACGTTTCTGAGAAAGCCCATCGGTAAGGGCATTAAATCTTACAAATAGCTGCGAAAATCCAGAGGAGACTTTCTTTCATGATGTTATAGCGTTAACGTTTAACGTGTCTCAATAAATCTTGGAACGAATATCGTGCCTGAAAGTTTCGGAGCACATTGAGCACCCCAATCCCAGGGACTGTCTGTATCCTTCCAGGTGTCTCTCGTCCCCTTTGTACCATTCGGCGACCGTTTCTTTGACGTTTCTTCGAGGGTACATCGAGTTTTACGATCGGTTAATAACGAACCCAACCAATACTTACATTTCGAACATGTTCTTATTTCGATTTCTATTTGGTTTTATTTAATACACGTAATACTCGGTCGTCGTTTCGTTGAATATCGATCATCAAAATTAGAACTATGTAAAAAAGTCGAAACGACTCCTCTCGTCTTTCATTGGCGAGCTCGTTTAATGAATCGAGTCTCGGCATTCCGAGAACTAATTACAAATTGAAGCAATTGGTTTGGTTGGTCGTGGAGCACATAGGATGAACAGGTCGTTCGCCAGGTGACTTTTCCGTATGGCGTAGTTGCGTATCGATTGCCTTCAAggcttttatttcatatttcatgccAGTTGTCGCGATGTACTTCCGCCAGCGTACCCTGATACCCGCGAAAAATCTTACCGGTAAAAATTCTCGTCGACACAAGGATCGATATACCGtgttcgacgaattttcagtaACGCATATACTCCACTAACTTTTAGCAACATAAGCACTCGTGTGTCTGACTAATTTTCACCAACGTGTGCCCCCCATAACGCACCCGTTTAGATCGTCCGAATTCAATGGATCCAAGGATTACGCGATGTTTGAAATCGCTTCCTGCCCGTGTGCTCGCTTACACGTCCCTTCCCACCAAAAGCTATAAAATCTACTCTACGATCTCTTAACGTCCAAAAATTTTTGTATAAGGTGTATTCCTCCTACAGAGAAAAACTTGGTCGAGGGAGGGTAATGGTGACGGCTTGGCAGTCCACTCCGCCAACGCGACGAACGCAGTGGGTAGTACTGTAGTGTCGCAACACCATactcaacagcaacagcagctgcaacaacaacagcagcagcagcaacaacaacagcagcaacaacagcaacataAGCAAACAGGGATGACGGCGCACAGTAAACAAGTGACTAATGCTGCCAATGGAGGCGGTGGCAGCAACCCCCAGGGCGATGGAGATTACCAATTGGTCCAGCACGAAGTTTTGTACTCTATGACTAATCAGTACGAGGTCCTCGAGTTTTTGGGCAGAGGGACTTTTGGACAGGTATAAAATCATCCCCTTAGATTGCCCGATAAATCGTTACCATGGTCCTCTCTCTTACCTGAAACTCAATTGTCCTTCTTGGGTCTATCTGTAGGTCGTAAAATGCTGGAAGAAAGGAACCAACGAGATAGTAGCGATCAAAATTTTGAAGAACCATCCATCGTATGCGCGCCAAGGGCAGATTGAGGTAAGTCGTTGAAAAACTCCGACGATCCGTTTAAGAATTGTTCGTCCGAGTATAATGTTGTTTTTGATATAGGTCTCCATCCTGTCTCGACTCAGTCAGGAAAACGCGGATGAGTTCAACTTTGTGCGCGCTTACGAGTGCTTCCAGCACAAATCCCACACCTGTTTGGTCTTTGAGATGCTAGAACAGAATCTGTATGAttttctgaaacaaaataaattttcaccCCTTCCGCTCAAATACATCCGACCTATCCTCCAACAAGTCCTCACCGCTCTTTTGAAATTAAAGGTGAGTTTGCGTTTAATGTTACCCTTGCAAATACCGAGCTTCTGATTGTGATGATTCATGGAATTGAATTCATTAAATATGTTTGCAGCAACTGGGGTTGATTCACGCGGATCTTAAGCCAGAAAACATCATGCTGGTGGATCCAGTACGTCAGCCTTATCGTGTCAAAGTTATTGATTTCGGGTCAGCCTCCCACGTATCTAAAGCTGTTTGCAACACGTACTTGCAATCGCGATATTATCGTGCACCTGAAATTATACTTGGACTTCCATATTGTGAAGCGATAGATATGTGGTCACTCGGCTGTGTGGTTGCAGAACTGTTTCTAGGATGGCCTCTATATCCTGGTAGTTCGGAATACGATCAGATTCGATACATAAGTCAGACTCAAGGCCTACCCACGGAACATATGTTAAATAATGCCAGCAAAACAACTAAATTCTTTTACAGAGACATGGATAGTAAGTAATCGCGACCTTGTCTGCCTTTCGCAGGTTAAATTTGCTTCACGATATCGTTCTATAGCAACGTCTATCTACTTGTAGGTACATATCCGTTTTGGCGATTGAAAACACCTGAAGAGCACGAAGCCGAGACGGGAATCAAATCTAAGGAAGcgagaaagtatatttttaacTGTCTCGACGATATTGGTCAAGTGAATGTTCCGACTGATTTTGAGGGTGGTCAACTTTTGGCTGAGAAAGCGGATAGGAGAGAGTTCATTGACCTTTTGAAGAGGATGCTCACAATGGACCAGGTAGTAATATCTATTCGATGTTTTAATTGCACGAGATACGATTCGAGGACAATGATCTCCGGTTCTAGATCCGGTGCAGAGAGGTATTTCTTTGTTCATCGCGTATCTTTATTACTTGTAGGAGCGCCGAATAACACCTGGGGAGGCTCTGAACCATGCCTTTGTTACGCTCGCCCATTTAGTCGATTATGCACACTGTAACAATGTTAAGGCTTCCGTCCAAATGATGGAGGTTTGTCGACGGGCAGGTGATTTCACTGCAAGCCCAGCGCATCACCAAGCTCCTCCAGCGCCTCAGCCACCTCCGCCGACCTCGTTGGTAGCTAACTTTGTACCGACGACGAATGGCAGTGCTGTAACTTTCACCTTTAACAACCAGTTG from Osmia lignaria lignaria isolate PbOS001 chromosome 15, iyOsmLign1, whole genome shotgun sequence includes the following:
- the Hipk gene encoding homeodomain interacting protein kinase isoform X15 produces the protein MPFESRWPESPWNHTKPHGMCDMFIQTQQTSSVNGSSSSSSSSSNNTVHHHSKKRKLEYNVSQPVIQHALVQSTGDYQLDNTGLQQRYSVNGANTAFSSLHNNNALQKSSPNQQTLVRASTIKLLDTYQRCGQKRKTWSREGNGDGLAVHSANATNAVGSTVVSQHHTQQQQQLQQQQQQQQQQQQQQQQHKQTGMTAHSKQVTNAANGGGGSNPQGDGDYQLVQHEVLYSMTNQYEVLEFLGRGTFGQVVKCWKKGTNEIVAIKILKNHPSYARQGQIEVSILSRLSQENADEFNFVRAYECFQHKSHTCLVFEMLEQNLYDFLKQNKFSPLPLKYIRPILQQVLTALLKLKQLGLIHADLKPENIMLVDPVRQPYRVKVIDFGSASHVSKAVCNTYLQSRYYRAPEIILGLPYCEAIDMWSLGCVVAELFLGWPLYPGSSEYDQIRYISQTQGLPTEHMLNNASKTTKFFYRDMDSTYPFWRLKTPEEHEAETGIKSKEARKYIFNCLDDIGQVNVPTDFEGGQLLAEKADRREFIDLLKRMLTMDQVERRITPGEALNHAFVTLAHLVDYAHCNNVKASVQMMEVCRRAGDFTASPAHHQAPPAPQPPPPTSLVANFVPTTNGSAVTFTFNNQLTNQVQRLVREHRTAQTGYDNLYQIYSNSSRRATQYSSSSSGSNSGRSGVHDFPHQLVPGLLCHPPSYQTMPSPAKHVVVAQPPQAQQGPLQIQPSIISQQAVAAAAAAAQQQYAAVPVSMVETGRQMLLTNAVQTSWPGGSRQMAAIVPSWQQLPPQHAAIQQPLLSDAGDWGRPLIVDSSAILQDQRPVFPVTEVYNTSALVEHPSQSWGKRSVTKHHQHHVTVPQQSQHRHEHKKETQQLSPVKKRVKESTPPSNMRRHSPTSGHWQQPPMQQHHHSSKHSSSHNVEHHQVTSGRQQTITIHDTPSPAVSVITISDSEDEIPGKCCEDRQCGACQNLATRLSGDGRPVREEVIRSTQSTPRVVQPIQQTHSTTQPHTNGHVTTHSTSQRAQRKNIISCVTVGDSDGEASPGRAHTHLYQHLPQHPQHQQTTQLIKHEPQQQHHVSSSSSGYSSQSQKKRLLAKVQSECNMVNVATKPEPGVEYLAPHPCHAPACKEPPTYQDDAYDMHDYFLQYVTTSSAHPHLQEQHIVYTTGTDKRVSWPGKRTEYKHEYVQPPAAHSRDHQKWAVANTVHQYSRALPPPAHHSSARPLLASHAAHPLPAHMQPTAVYGLAPLSPAKHQYQPSGLWFTE
- the Hipk gene encoding homeodomain interacting protein kinase isoform X16 gives rise to the protein MPFESRWPESPWNHTKPHGMCDMFIQTQQTSSVNGSSSSSSSSSNNTVHHHSKKRKLEYNVSQPVIQHALVQSTGDYQLDNTGLQQRYSVNGANTAFSSLHNNNALQKSSPNQQTLVRASTIKLLDTYQRCGQKRKTWSREGNGDGLAVHSANATNAVGSTVVSQHHTQQQQQLQQQQQQQQQQQQQQQQHKQTGMTAHSKQVTNAANGGGGSNPQGDGDYQLVQHEVLYSMTNQYEVLEFLGRGTFGQVVKCWKKGTNEIVAIKILKNHPSYARQGQIEVSILSRLSQENADEFNFVRAYECFQHKSHTCLVFEMLEQNLYDFLKQNKFSPLPLKYIRPILQQVLTALLKLKQLGLIHADLKPENIMLVDPVRQPYRVKVIDFGSASHVSKAVCNTYLQSRYYRAPEIILGLPYCEAIDMWSLGCVVAELFLGWPLYPGSSEYDQIRYISQTQGLPTEHMLNNASKTTKFFYRDMDSTYPFWRLKTPEEHEAETGIKSKEARKYIFNCLDDIGQVNVPTDFEGGQLLAEKADRREFIDLLKRMLTMDQVERRITPGEALNHAFVTLAHLVDYAHCNNVKASVQMMEVCRRAGDFTASPAHHQAPPAPQPPPPTSLVANFVPTTNGSAVTFTFNNQLTNQVQRLVREHRTAQTGYDNLYQIYSNSSRRATQYSSSSSGSNSGRSGVHDFPHQLVPGLLCHPPSYQTMPSPAKHVVVAQPPQAQQGPLQIQPSIISQQAVAAAAAAAQQQYAAVPVSMVETGRQMLLTNAVQTSWPGGSRQMAAIVPSWQQLPPQHAAIQQPLLSDAGDWGRPLIVDSSAILQDQRPVFPVTEVYNTSALVEHPSQSWGKRSVTKHHQHHVTVPQQSQHRHEHKKETQQLSPVKKRVKESTPPSNMRRHSPTSGHWQQPPMQQHHHSSKHSSSHNVEHHQVTSGRQQTITIHDTPSPAVSVITISDSEDEIPGKCCEDRQCGACQNLATRLSGDGRPVREEVIRSTQSTPRVVQPIQQTHSTTQPHTNGHVTTHSTSQRAQRKNIISCVTVGDSDGEASPGRAHTHLYQHLPQHPQHQQTTQLIKHEPQQQHHVSSSSSGYSSQSQKKRLLAKVQSECNMVNVATKPEPGVEYLAPHPCHAPACKEPPTYQDDAYDMHDYFLQYVTTSSAHPHLQEQHIVYTTGTDKRVSWPGKRTEYKHEYVQPPAAHSRDHQKWAVANTVHQYSGRELFGISMVLVDIQL